Proteins from a single region of Haloplanus sp. GDY1:
- a CDS encoding CBS domain-containing protein, translated as MIRTTVDAVGLREPPTISPGTSASAAAAYLRRATVSALPVLADGDVVGVVTDSDLVAMVAETADRPAVRAIMSAPVTTISPDSTVCEAAERMRTAGVKHLPVVTDEGYRGVVSAADLAPYLPRYSLDIEWQDDPLSVGTDGGRKFPAGD; from the coding sequence ATGATCCGAACGACCGTCGACGCCGTCGGCCTCCGCGAACCGCCCACGATTTCGCCCGGGACGTCCGCGTCCGCGGCGGCGGCGTACCTCCGTCGAGCGACGGTGTCGGCCCTCCCGGTCCTCGCGGACGGGGACGTCGTCGGCGTCGTCACCGACTCCGATCTGGTGGCGATGGTCGCGGAGACGGCCGACCGGCCGGCCGTTCGGGCGATCATGTCGGCGCCGGTGACGACGATTTCGCCGGACTCGACGGTGTGTGAGGCCGCCGAGCGCATGCGGACCGCGGGCGTGAAGCACCTGCCGGTCGTGACCGACGAGGGCTACCGGGGCGTCGTGTCGGCGGCCGACCTGGCTCCCTACCTCCCCCGCTACAGCCTCGACATCGAGTGGCAGGACGACCCGCTCTCCGTCGGCACCGACGGTGGTCGGAAGTTTCCGGCCGGCGACTGA